The nucleotide window CAGGTGAACCCGCACCGGGGTAGGCTCTTCAGGGGTAATATCACCCAGTGTCAGCGCCATATGGGTACAGCCCTGAATCTCATCCAGATAGGTAACAAAGTTAAACTCGCCAAACTCGGTTGGCAGGCTCCCTTCACTCTCGCGCATCACCGTATGTTCGTTGGTAGTACGATAATGGATCAGATCAGCAATGGTACCGATCTTCAGATTATGCTTCTGTGCAAACTCTTCCAGATCGGGACGGCGCGCCATAGTGCCGTCATCGTTCATAATTTCGACAATCGCCGCCGCTGGCGTCATACCCGCAAGACGGGCCAGATCACAGCCCGCTTCGGTATGACCGGCACGGCTCAGCACGCCACCGGGCTGAGCCATCAGTGGGAAGATGTGTCCCGGCTGAACGATATCTTCCGGCTTGGCATCTGCACGTACGGCTGTGCGTACAGTGTGCGCCCGGTCTGCCGCAGAAATGCCGGTGGTAACTCCCTCAGCGGCTTCGATTGACATCGTAAAGTTGGTGGAAAACTGTGCACCATTACTCTGCACCATCAAGGGCAGCTTCAACTGCTGACAACGGTCACGGGTCAGCGTCAGACAGATCAGTCCGCGGGCATGGGTCGCCATAAAGTTGATATCGTCTGCGCGCACCATCTCCGCAGCAATCACCAGGTCACCTTCGTTTTCCCGGTCTTCATCATCCATCAGGATAACCATTTTTCCCTGACGAATATCTTCGATCAGTTCCTGGGGTGTATTCAGTTCCATTAAACTAAAACCTCTGTGGCCGCACTAGCGGCGGTTCAGGAAACCCGCAGCAGCGAGGGTAGCCATACTCACCCCACCTGCCGGTTCCGTTAAATTAGTATCAGCGTCACCTGTATAGCTGATCAGTCGCTCCATATAGCGGGCAATAATATCAACTTCCAGGTGCACTTTCCGACCAGACGTATAGCTGGCTATTATAGTTTCCTGCGCTGTATGGGGCACAACATTCAGGTCAAAAACACGACCGTCTACTGCATTTGCCGTCAGGCTGACGCCATCCACGGTAATTGACCCTTTCGCGGCGATATAACGGGCAATCGTTTCAGGCGCGCTGATCTTAAAGCGGATCGAACGGGCATCTTCTTCGATCGCAATCACCTCACCCAGCCCATCCACATGGCCGGTGACGATATGACCGCCAAAACGCGTGGTCGGTTGCATCGCTTTTTCCAGATTCACCCGTTCACCCGGTGATAGATCCGGAAACCGGGTGTGCACCAGCGTCTCCCGCGAAACATCGGCCCAGAAACCATCGCCTGGCAGCGCCACAGCGGTGAGACAGACGCCATTGACCGCAATGCTGTCGCCCAGTTTTACATCCGACAGATCCAGGTCACCGGTACGCACATACAAACGCAGATCACCCTGCACCTCTTCGGCTGCGGCGATTACGCCAACCGCTTCAATAATTCCGGTAAACATTGTTAACTCTCCAACCCGGGAATCAGCGTCAGACGCAGATCATCCCCCAGTATTCTGCTGTCGATAAGCGTGAGCTTTTTCTGCTCACTCATTCGGTCCAGCGGCAACAGAAACATCGGCAGGGCATTACTGCCCAACAACTTCATCGCCTGATAGATAACCAGTTCATCCACCAGCCCGGCGGCAATAAACGCACCGGCCAGGGTTGCTCCGGTTTCCACCAGTATCTC belongs to Amphritea atlantica and includes:
- a CDS encoding riboflavin synthase codes for the protein MFTGIIEAVGVIAAAEEVQGDLRLYVRTGDLDLSDVKLGDSIAVNGVCLTAVALPGDGFWADVSRETLVHTRFPDLSPGERVNLEKAMQPTTRFGGHIVTGHVDGLGEVIAIEEDARSIRFKISAPETIARYIAAKGSITVDGVSLTANAVDGRVFDLNVVPHTAQETIIASYTSGRKVHLEVDIIARYMERLISYTGDADTNLTEPAGGVSMATLAAAGFLNRR
- the ribB gene encoding 3,4-dihydroxy-2-butanone-4-phosphate synthase, which gives rise to MELNTPQELIEDIRQGKMVILMDDEDRENEGDLVIAAEMVRADDINFMATHARGLICLTLTRDRCQQLKLPLMVQSNGAQFSTNFTMSIEAAEGVTTGISAADRAHTVRTAVRADAKPEDIVQPGHIFPLMAQPGGVLSRAGHTEAGCDLARLAGMTPAAAIVEIMNDDGTMARRPDLEEFAQKHNLKIGTIADLIHYRTTNEHTVMRESEGSLPTEFGEFNFVTYLDEIQGCTHMALTLGDITPEEPTPVRVHLRTEVLRDVVGAAQGEELKWTMRRALKKISDEGKGVVLLLDTGVRVDLGDALNQMLNNEKKIRQHNISASGSYLTVGTGSQILRDLGVGKMRVLSSPMKFNAISGFDLEIVDYIACEE